The bacterium genome window below encodes:
- a CDS encoding metallophosphoesterase: MTKKPSAVTDRLRRPLTRREALGWFAAILGPPALAGAYAFTIGPRRVVATDIEVRIPGLPGPLDAIQISDFHFWGVTGREEEVARIVNATNPTYLFITGDLVEDADLLDECLAWIATLRYRKQAYFCTGNWEHWNKTIDSDLRARLDRIGVTMMVNEGRAIEHAGGAFWLAAIDDAFYGVPRPDTALDTRPPELPAIVLSHAPCVVHRLGNRRADLVLSGHTHGGQVRVPFFGALKTPPGSAEFQQGMYEIGSTRLYVNRGIGTSILPVRINCPPEVTRLTLLPA; the protein is encoded by the coding sequence ATGACGAAAAAGCCTTCGGCAGTCACTGATCGCCTGCGCCGCCCGCTCACGCGGCGTGAGGCACTTGGTTGGTTTGCCGCAATACTTGGGCCACCGGCGCTCGCCGGGGCGTATGCCTTCACGATCGGCCCGCGCCGCGTGGTCGCGACCGATATCGAAGTGCGCATCCCCGGCTTGCCCGGGCCGCTCGACGCGATACAGATTTCCGATTTTCATTTTTGGGGCGTCACGGGTCGAGAAGAGGAGGTCGCGCGAATCGTCAATGCGACGAATCCGACCTACCTTTTCATCACGGGTGATCTCGTCGAGGACGCGGATCTTCTCGACGAGTGCCTCGCGTGGATCGCGACATTGCGCTACCGCAAACAAGCTTATTTTTGCACCGGAAACTGGGAGCACTGGAACAAGACCATCGACAGCGACCTGCGCGCGCGACTCGATCGCATCGGCGTGACGATGATGGTGAACGAAGGCCGCGCGATCGAGCACGCTGGTGGCGCATTCTGGCTTGCGGCGATCGACGATGCCTTTTACGGCGTGCCGCGCCCGGACACCGCGCTCGATACTCGTCCGCCCGAGTTGCCCGCCATTGTTTTGTCGCATGCTCCGTGTGTCGTCCATCGGCTGGGGAATCGGCGCGCCGATCTTGTGCTTTCGGGTCACACGCACGGCGGGCAGGTGCGCGTTCCCTTTTTCGGGGCGCTGAAAACGCCGCCGGGCAGCGCGGAGTTTCAACAGGGGATGTACGAGATTGGTTCGACGCGACTTTACGTCAATCGCGGCATCGGCACATCCATCCTGCCTGTACGCATCAATTGCCCGCCGGAGGTAACGCGTCTGACGCTTCTTCCGGCTTGA
- a CDS encoding SIMPL domain-containing protein (The SIMPL domain is named for its presence in mouse protein SIMPL (signalling molecule that associates with mouse pelle-like kinase). Bacterial member BP26, from Brucella, was shown to assemble into a channel-like structure, while YggE from E. coli has been associated with resistance to oxidative stress.) → MMLGLGAVAIALVVMAFVVAGAIVKVKRAGDTITVTGSATRPITSDHITWRGNLSADGSTLPAAYAEMTRMTERVRLYLKDHGVKDDELTFGSLSTQTLHEVLEDGRHGRVVGHRLTQPFAVEGGRVEEITRLSRESTELLAEGIPLVSWNPEYIYTKLDELRVDMMAEATVNARMRAERIAESAGSKIGAVRNARQGVFQITARNSTEVSDYGISDTSALEKDITAVVRVTFAIE, encoded by the coding sequence ATGATGCTCGGCCTTGGCGCCGTGGCGATCGCGCTTGTCGTGATGGCCTTTGTCGTCGCGGGCGCGATCGTGAAGGTGAAGCGCGCGGGCGACACGATCACCGTCACCGGCAGCGCCACGCGGCCGATCACATCCGACCACATCACGTGGCGCGGCAATCTGTCCGCGGACGGCTCGACACTTCCGGCGGCGTACGCGGAAATGACGCGCATGACCGAGCGCGTGCGCCTTTATCTCAAGGACCACGGCGTGAAGGACGACGAACTGACGTTCGGTTCGCTCTCCACGCAAACGCTGCACGAGGTTCTGGAAGACGGCCGGCACGGCCGCGTGGTGGGTCATCGGCTGACGCAGCCGTTCGCCGTGGAGGGCGGGCGCGTCGAGGAAATCACGCGCCTGTCCCGCGAGTCCACCGAACTTCTGGCCGAAGGCATCCCGCTGGTGTCGTGGAACCCGGAATACATCTACACGAAGCTCGACGAGTTGCGCGTCGACATGATGGCCGAGGCGACGGTCAACGCGCGCATGCGCGCCGAACGCATCGCCGAGAGCGCCGGCAGCAAGATCGGCGCGGTGCGAAACGCGCGCCAGGGCGTCTTCCAGATCACGGCGCGCAACTCGACGGAGGTGTCGGACTACGGCATCAGCGACACGAGCGCGCTCGAAAAGGACATCACCGCCGTCGTGCGCGTGACGTTCGCGATCGAATAG
- a CDS encoding lysophospholipase: MAPLVVLAFATNVFAGDFAGVYEIKHDGAIYGAEKFDLTHEDDGAYAVKTTGTSRLGADEGQTIQDLTELRGRAGGVFRDYQREVYVDELPRKLALDHDEIRFNVQINTGKGVIDRKLPGPKGAYIADSGVFSHVHLLIRRAIGERRLGKELPVVVPSEVARAAAVVEDRGDDTVTTGEGSFAARRYFVDLETQGLSAWIDREGRLVKVDAPMIGMTAELKGYKGLPASPKKGAKATRRVSRQDVTFKSPASIKAANGPREAALAFHGVLRRPREIKGRLPGVLILSDTGPQTADGRDAVTGLDTLLGELADIIAEAGYAVLTWDDRGAGKTGGDPAQDALSVRRRDAENALKMLAARADVDGDKLFVLGLGEGGNIAIRLAADVKLVHGAIAIAPSPVSFARLAEEQAKRRIAAEGPPSDEALAAHPVMVALERARVLTDKDFTVIGGKPVYLDLYREWIRHDPAADLRAAKSPVLHVTLGNDRQVFGDLAGPLAEAGKVVSGYTNKHFEKLDHFLAKSRGTIGSYADPDRKIDAAAAAYIIRWLGEKAS, encoded by the coding sequence TTGGCGCCGTTGGTTGTCCTTGCCTTCGCGACGAACGTGTTCGCCGGCGACTTCGCGGGCGTCTACGAGATCAAGCACGACGGCGCGATTTACGGCGCGGAGAAATTCGACCTGACGCACGAGGACGACGGCGCCTACGCCGTCAAAACCACCGGCACCTCGCGCCTCGGCGCGGATGAGGGGCAGACGATTCAGGACCTCACCGAGCTGCGGGGGCGCGCGGGCGGCGTCTTTCGCGACTATCAACGCGAGGTGTACGTGGACGAGTTGCCGCGCAAGCTCGCGCTCGACCACGACGAAATCCGCTTCAACGTGCAGATCAACACGGGCAAGGGCGTCATCGACCGCAAGCTGCCTGGGCCGAAGGGCGCGTACATCGCCGACTCGGGCGTGTTCAGCCACGTGCATCTGCTGATCCGCCGCGCGATCGGCGAACGGCGCCTCGGCAAGGAGTTGCCCGTGGTCGTGCCGAGCGAGGTCGCGCGCGCGGCCGCGGTCGTCGAGGATCGCGGCGACGACACGGTGACGACGGGCGAGGGCTCGTTCGCGGCGCGGCGGTATTTCGTCGATCTGGAAACGCAAGGCCTCTCCGCCTGGATCGATCGCGAGGGGCGTCTCGTGAAGGTCGATGCGCCGATGATCGGCATGACCGCGGAGCTCAAGGGCTACAAGGGTTTACCCGCGTCGCCGAAAAAAGGCGCGAAGGCGACGCGGCGCGTCTCGCGGCAGGATGTCACGTTCAAGTCGCCCGCGAGCATCAAGGCGGCGAACGGGCCGCGCGAGGCTGCGCTCGCGTTCCACGGCGTGCTGCGCCGCCCGCGCGAAATCAAGGGGCGGCTGCCGGGCGTGCTGATCCTGTCCGACACCGGGCCGCAAACGGCCGACGGGCGCGACGCCGTAACCGGGCTCGATACGTTGCTCGGCGAATTGGCCGACATCATCGCCGAGGCCGGTTACGCCGTGCTGACCTGGGATGATCGCGGCGCGGGCAAGACCGGCGGCGACCCCGCGCAGGACGCGCTTTCCGTGCGCCGGCGCGACGCCGAAAATGCGCTGAAGATGCTCGCGGCCCGTGCGGACGTCGATGGCGACAAGCTGTTTGTCCTTGGTTTGGGCGAGGGCGGCAACATCGCGATCCGTCTGGCGGCGGACGTAAAGCTCGTGCACGGGGCGATCGCCATCGCACCCTCGCCCGTGTCGTTCGCGCGCCTCGCGGAAGAGCAGGCCAAACGCCGCATCGCCGCCGAGGGGCCGCCGTCCGACGAAGCGCTCGCCGCGCACCCGGTGATGGTCGCGCTCGAACGCGCGCGCGTATTGACCGACAAGGATTTCACGGTCATCGGCGGCAAGCCGGTGTATCTCGATCTCTACCGCGAGTGGATCCGCCACGATCCCGCGGCCGATCTGCGCGCGGCGAAATCGCCGGTGTTGCACGTGACGCTCGGCAACGACCGGCAGGTGTTCGGCGATCTTGCCGGGCCGCTTGCCGAGGCCGGCAAGGTTGTGTCCGGCTACACGAACAAGCACTTCGAGAAGCTCGACCACTTCCTCGCGAAAAGCCGCGGCACGATCGGCAGCTACGCCGACCCCGACCGCAAGATCGACGCCGCCGCGGCGGCATACATCATCCGGTGGTTGGGGGAGAAGGCGAGTTGA
- a CDS encoding HD domain-containing protein: protein MKQVPIDALVEGQNADSVYFVRRRQFGTARTGKPFITLTLGDRSGEITARIFSNVEYYQDECPEGAFVYVQARVQTYEGRIQLVVDTLKRVPDTDIDPTDFLPTGRHDPQLLLAHVRDIFATIADDKVRRLCLSALDGDLGERFTRAPAAMGIHHAFLGGLLEHTLSVLILCDTIARHYPNLDRDILIAGAFFHDLGKIHELDYQTSIVYTDHGRLIPHLVISVQIVDELTRAIDDFPDDKKKHIEHICLAHHGTREFGSPVLPATVEAIVVHHLDNLDSKVFSYFAAVEKAGTAAWSDRQPHLGTYVKRTTSAAPPLYAYRLPEALVKDKNEPRVVKVPASAAKPATKNGDDDDDESASAQFDLLSGKR, encoded by the coding sequence ATGAAACAAGTCCCCATCGACGCCCTCGTGGAAGGGCAAAACGCGGATTCGGTTTACTTCGTCCGGCGCCGGCAATTCGGCACCGCGCGCACGGGCAAGCCGTTTATCACCCTGACGCTCGGTGACCGCTCCGGCGAGATCACCGCGCGCATCTTCAGCAACGTCGAGTATTACCAGGACGAGTGCCCGGAAGGCGCGTTCGTTTACGTGCAGGCGCGCGTGCAGACCTACGAGGGACGCATTCAGCTTGTCGTCGATACGCTGAAGCGCGTGCCGGACACGGACATCGATCCCACCGATTTCCTGCCGACGGGGCGGCACGATCCGCAGCTTCTCCTTGCGCACGTGCGCGATATTTTCGCCACGATCGCCGACGACAAGGTGCGCCGGCTTTGCCTGTCGGCGCTCGACGGCGATCTGGGCGAGCGTTTCACCCGCGCGCCCGCCGCGATGGGCATTCACCACGCCTTTCTCGGCGGGCTGCTCGAACACACGCTGTCCGTGCTGATCCTTTGCGACACCATCGCGCGGCACTACCCGAACCTGGACCGCGACATCCTCATCGCGGGCGCGTTCTTTCACGATCTCGGCAAGATCCACGAACTCGATTACCAGACCTCCATCGTCTACACCGACCACGGCCGCCTGATCCCCCACCTGGTCATCAGCGTGCAGATCGTCGACGAGCTCACGCGCGCCATCGACGATTTTCCCGACGACAAGAAAAAGCACATCGAGCACATCTGCCTTGCGCACCACGGCACGCGCGAGTTTGGATCGCCCGTCCTGCCCGCGACCGTGGAGGCGATCGTCGTGCATCACCTGGACAACCTGGACTCCAAGGTCTTTTCGTATTTTGCCGCCGTCGAAAAAGCCGGCACGGCCGCGTGGAGCGACCGCCAACCGCATCTTGGCACCTACGTCAAACGCACCACCTCCGCCGCGCCGCCGCTCTACGCCTACCGCCTTCCCGAGGCTCTCGTGAAGGACAAGAACGAGCCGCGCGTGGTGAAGGTGCCCGCGTCCGCCGCGAAGCCCGCCACGAAAAACGGCGACGACGACGACGACGAGTCCGCGTCCGCGCAGTTCGACCTGCTTTCCGGCAAACGCTGA
- a CDS encoding nucleotidyltransferase domain-containing protein, which translates to MVERTEPDVLTEIVARLVDEFQPDTIYLFGSHAWGEPHRDSDLDILVVVPDSDETPAKRAQRAYARKAGLMVPMDIVVQTREEFERFLPAASSLAHRIVRDGKVLYARPA; encoded by the coding sequence ATGGTTGAACGCACCGAGCCCGACGTGTTAACGGAGATCGTCGCGCGGCTTGTCGACGAATTTCAGCCCGACACGATTTATCTGTTCGGATCGCACGCGTGGGGAGAGCCGCATCGCGACAGCGACCTGGATATTCTCGTCGTCGTCCCGGACAGCGACGAAACGCCCGCCAAACGCGCGCAACGCGCCTACGCGCGAAAAGCCGGGCTGATGGTCCCGATGGACATCGTCGTTCAAACGCGCGAGGAGTTCGAACGTTTTCTCCCCGCCGCTTCGTCGCTCGCCCACCGCATCGTCCGCGACGGCAAGGTTCTGTATGCCCGACCCGCGTGA
- a CDS encoding SRPBCC family protein, which produces MPQTGHVDVTTPSDREILVTRVFDAPRERVFEALTNTKLLPRWMTGMEVCEIDLRVGGTYRFVWRYQDETGMKEMGMGGRYLEIVPQERIVWTELFDEDWTEGETVVTWTLAESDGKTTLAANILYSSKSARDGALATSMLDGMTYSYDRLDELLEEIAD; this is translated from the coding sequence ATGCCGCAGACAGGACACGTGGATGTGACAACGCCGTCGGATCGCGAAATCCTCGTGACGCGTGTTTTCGATGCGCCGCGCGAGCGCGTTTTCGAGGCGCTGACGAACACGAAGCTCCTTCCGCGCTGGATGACCGGGATGGAGGTCTGCGAGATCGACTTGCGCGTCGGCGGCACGTACCGATTCGTTTGGCGCTATCAGGACGAAACCGGGATGAAGGAGATGGGGATGGGCGGCCGCTATCTCGAAATCGTGCCGCAAGAGCGAATCGTCTGGACGGAATTGTTCGACGAGGACTGGACCGAAGGCGAAACCGTCGTCACCTGGACGCTCGCCGAAAGCGACGGCAAGACGACGCTCGCCGCCAACATCCTCTACAGTTCGAAAAGCGCTCGCGACGGCGCGCTCGCCACGTCGATGCTCGATGGAATGACATACTCCTACGACCGGCTGGACGAGTTGCTGGAGGAGATCGCGGATTGA
- a CDS encoding HAD-IB family hydrolase has product MRAAIFDVDRTLVDGLAGYFFSDWLWRRGYMPRAGKLRTAFALAGYRMKIRHERVMVEVGVTCLSGMTAVRVRELAEACVDEVIWPRVFCEALDKIREHNDAGDITILASGSALPIVEALAARAGAKSVVATRPRVSENGVCLPVAELPLCYHEGKTALVEALCNANGLSLDGAALYSDNHQDISLFARVATPFAVNPDVRLSLYSKTHGIPVMHWTTTMAGETGSGTAFPLAGMK; this is encoded by the coding sequence ATGCGCGCGGCGATCTTCGACGTCGACCGCACGCTGGTCGACGGACTCGCGGGCTATTTCTTTTCCGACTGGCTCTGGCGGCGCGGGTACATGCCGCGCGCCGGAAAGCTGCGCACCGCGTTCGCGCTCGCGGGCTATCGCATGAAGATCCGCCACGAGCGCGTGATGGTGGAAGTCGGCGTCACCTGCCTCTCCGGCATGACCGCGGTGCGCGTTCGCGAACTGGCCGAGGCGTGCGTCGATGAGGTGATCTGGCCGCGCGTGTTTTGCGAGGCGCTTGACAAGATCCGCGAGCACAACGACGCCGGCGACATTACGATTCTCGCCTCCGGCTCCGCGCTTCCGATCGTCGAGGCGCTCGCCGCGCGCGCCGGCGCGAAATCCGTCGTCGCGACGCGCCCGCGCGTGTCCGAAAACGGCGTTTGCCTGCCCGTCGCCGAGCTTCCGCTTTGTTACCACGAGGGCAAGACGGCGCTCGTCGAGGCGCTCTGCAACGCGAACGGCCTGTCGCTCGACGGCGCGGCGCTCTACTCCGACAACCACCAGGACATCTCGCTTTTCGCGCGCGTCGCCACGCCTTTCGCCGTCAATCCCGATGTGCGCCTGTCCCTCTACTCGAAGACGCACGGCATCCCGGTGATGCACTGGACGACGACGATGGCGGGCGAAACGGGATCGGGCACGGCGTTTCCGCTGGCGGGGATGAAATGA
- the recA gene encoding recombinase RecA encodes MAEKFPMERGAERSKKALDTAMAQIERQFGKGAILRLGDTHALTEVDVISTGSLGLDLALGVGGVPRGRVVEIYGPEASGKTTVALSIIARAQAKGGVAAFIDAEHALDPPYARKLGVNTEELLLSQPDTGEQALEIAEVLIRSNAVDVVVIDSVAALTPAAEIAGEMGEAHVGLQARLMSQALRKLTAVINRSRTVLIFINQIRMKIGVMFGNPETTSGGNALKFYSSIRLDIRRIAQIKTATDVIGGRTRVKVVKNKVAPPFKLAEFDLIYGEGISYEGELIDIGVEQNIIEKTGSWFSYGDMRIGQGRENARQFLKDNPDVRDEVDAKVRETAGISGVRTSSNGDADEAADDE; translated from the coding sequence ATGGCGGAAAAGTTTCCCATGGAGCGCGGGGCGGAGCGCTCGAAAAAGGCGCTCGATACCGCGATGGCGCAGATCGAGCGGCAATTCGGCAAGGGCGCGATCTTGCGTCTTGGCGACACCCACGCGCTCACCGAGGTGGACGTCATCTCCACCGGCTCGCTCGGCCTTGATCTCGCGCTCGGCGTCGGCGGCGTGCCGCGCGGGCGCGTCGTGGAGATCTACGGCCCGGAGGCCAGCGGAAAGACGACGGTCGCGCTGTCGATCATCGCCCGCGCCCAGGCCAAGGGCGGCGTCGCGGCGTTCATCGACGCGGAGCACGCCCTCGATCCGCCCTACGCGCGCAAGCTCGGCGTGAACACCGAGGAGCTTCTCCTTTCGCAGCCGGACACCGGCGAGCAGGCGCTTGAGATCGCCGAGGTGCTCATCCGATCCAACGCGGTGGACGTGGTGGTCATCGACTCCGTCGCGGCGCTGACGCCCGCCGCGGAGATCGCGGGCGAGATGGGCGAGGCGCACGTCGGCCTGCAGGCGCGCCTGATGAGCCAGGCGTTGCGCAAGCTGACGGCGGTCATCAACCGCAGCCGCACGGTGCTGATTTTCATCAACCAGATCCGCATGAAGATCGGCGTCATGTTCGGCAATCCCGAAACGACAAGCGGCGGCAACGCGTTGAAGTTCTATTCCTCCATCCGCCTGGACATCCGCCGCATCGCGCAGATCAAGACGGCGACCGACGTCATCGGCGGGCGCACCCGCGTGAAGGTCGTGAAAAACAAGGTCGCCCCGCCATTCAAGCTTGCGGAATTCGATCTGATTTACGGCGAGGGCATCAGCTACGAAGGCGAGCTGATCGACATCGGCGTCGAGCAGAACATCATCGAAAAAACGGGCTCGTGGTTTTCCTACGGCGACATGCGCATCGGGCAGGGCCGCGAGAACGCGCGCCAGTTTCTGAAGGACAACCCCGACGTGCGCGACGAGGTGGACGCGAAGGTGCGGGAGACCGCCGGAATCTCCGGCGTACGCACGTCGTCGAACGGCGACGCCGACGAGGCCGCGGACGACGAATAG
- a CDS encoding HEPN domain-containing protein yields the protein MPDPREELVRVWLELAVSDIRSARALAEQQPPLFDTAMFHLQQAAEKSIKAFLSWQNATISKTHDIVLLLNAAAEFESRFDGLEPLGQLLTPFAVELRYPFGYPAPSEGEFREAHVACVAIFDFVLDAVPESTHPATELIRS from the coding sequence ATGCCCGACCCGCGTGAGGAGCTCGTTCGGGTTTGGCTGGAACTTGCCGTCAGCGATATTCGTTCGGCGCGCGCGCTCGCGGAGCAGCAACCTCCGCTTTTCGATACGGCGATGTTTCACCTGCAGCAAGCCGCAGAAAAGTCGATCAAGGCTTTTCTGTCCTGGCAAAACGCGACGATTAGCAAAACACACGATATCGTGCTGCTATTGAACGCGGCCGCCGAATTTGAAAGTCGTTTCGACGGTCTCGAACCGCTCGGGCAATTGCTGACACCGTTCGCCGTGGAATTGCGTTATCCTTTCGGCTATCCGGCTCCCTCCGAAGGCGAGTTTCGCGAAGCTCACGTCGCGTGCGTCGCTATTTTCGATTTTGTGCTCGACGCCGTACCGGAAAGTACGCATCCGGCGACGGAGTTGATTCGATCATGA
- the uvrA gene encoding excinuclease ABC subunit UvrA: MAANQLIIKGAREHNLRNITVEIPRDRLVVITGLSGSGKSSLAFDTIYAEGQRRYVESLSAYARQFLEQFSKPDVDAIEGLSPAISIEQKTTSKNPRSTVGTVTEIYDYLRLLYARVGKPFCHGCGREIAAQTPQQIVDIVLHNPEDTALTILAPVVRGRKGEYRKELSQFAKEGFVRAMIDGKMYDLSEAPELDKKRKHDIDIVIDRIKIREGVARRLTDSIETALAHGHGLVKVIAGEGEPQFFSEHFACIACGISYPELEPRLFSFNNPHGACPTCGGLGSRMFIDPELVVPNPDLSLREGAVAPWVSRIHSMHFHQLLDSLGREFAFDLNTPWKRLPKRARDVLLHGTGDAEVKFTYEDEARRYSFRRAFEGVMGNLDRRFHETSSEAIRDEIRRFMSVMPCADCGGTRLRLEARNVRVAGRAIAEISAMSIKEAVAFFRGLALAEKDAQIAERVLREINERLGFLNAVGLDYLSLDRTSATLSGGESQRIRLATQIGSSLVGVLYILDEPSIGLHQRDNERLLAMLKRLRDLGNTVLVVEHDADTIMAADFVIDMGPGAGRHGGEVVFAGTTDDLVASKKSLTGRYIAGELSIPVPAARRKPGKRVLKLHGCRGNNLRQIDVAFPLGLLTCVTGVSGSGKSTLVLDTLNRALAQRIYRAKDRPAPFREATGLANVDKVINIDQSPIGRTPRSNPATYTGLFTPIRDLFAGLPESKVRGYAPGRFSFNVKGGRCEACEGDGVIKIEMHFLPDVYVTCDECKGRRYNRDTLEVKYKHKSIADVLDMTVNDAHDFFASVPSIRGKLETLRDVGLGYIHLGQAATTLSGGEAQRIKLSRELSKRGTGRTVYILDEPTTGLHFEDIKSLLSVLDRLVEAGNTVIVIEHNLDVIKTADHVIDLGPEGGDGGGRVVAIGTPEQIARTAKSHTGRFLAPILKNKKVGEREAARHIPEPRPVANGKPERGKMLSFDLDDEDARDDELNADDEMNDAFAVPDDAEPAPRRRGRPRKQV; this comes from the coding sequence ATGGCCGCGAATCAACTCATCATCAAGGGCGCGCGGGAACACAACCTGCGCAATATCACCGTCGAGATCCCTCGCGACAGGCTCGTCGTCATCACCGGGCTTTCGGGGTCGGGCAAAAGCTCGCTCGCGTTCGACACCATTTACGCCGAGGGGCAGCGCCGCTACGTCGAGAGCCTGTCGGCTTACGCGCGGCAGTTCCTTGAGCAGTTCTCCAAGCCCGACGTCGACGCGATCGAGGGTCTCTCCCCGGCGATCAGCATCGAGCAGAAGACGACAAGCAAGAACCCGCGCTCGACGGTCGGCACGGTCACGGAGATCTACGACTATCTGCGGCTTCTCTATGCGCGCGTCGGCAAGCCATTTTGCCACGGCTGCGGCCGCGAAATCGCCGCGCAGACGCCGCAGCAAATCGTCGATATCGTTTTGCACAACCCCGAGGACACGGCGCTGACGATCCTCGCGCCCGTCGTGCGCGGGCGCAAGGGCGAATACCGCAAAGAGCTGTCGCAGTTCGCCAAGGAAGGCTTCGTGCGCGCGATGATCGACGGCAAGATGTACGACCTGTCCGAGGCGCCGGAGCTCGACAAGAAGCGCAAGCACGACATCGACATCGTCATCGACCGCATCAAGATCCGCGAGGGCGTCGCGCGCCGCCTGACCGACTCCATCGAAACGGCGCTCGCGCACGGCCACGGCCTCGTCAAGGTGATCGCCGGCGAGGGCGAGCCGCAGTTTTTCAGCGAGCACTTCGCGTGCATCGCGTGCGGCATCAGCTATCCGGAACTCGAGCCGCGGCTATTCTCGTTCAACAACCCGCACGGCGCGTGCCCGACCTGCGGCGGACTCGGTTCCCGAATGTTCATCGACCCGGAGCTCGTCGTGCCGAATCCGGACCTCAGCCTGCGCGAGGGCGCGGTCGCGCCGTGGGTGTCGCGCATCCATTCGATGCACTTCCACCAGCTTCTCGATTCGCTCGGCCGCGAGTTCGCGTTCGATCTGAACACGCCCTGGAAGCGGCTGCCCAAGCGCGCGCGCGACGTGCTGCTGCACGGCACCGGCGACGCGGAGGTGAAGTTCACCTACGAGGACGAGGCGCGCCGCTACAGCTTTCGCCGCGCGTTCGAGGGCGTGATGGGCAACCTCGACCGCCGCTTCCACGAAACGAGCAGCGAGGCGATCCGCGACGAAATCCGCCGGTTCATGAGCGTCATGCCGTGCGCCGATTGCGGCGGCACGCGGCTTCGCCTGGAGGCGCGGAACGTGCGCGTCGCGGGTCGCGCCATCGCGGAAATCTCGGCGATGTCGATCAAGGAAGCCGTCGCCTTTTTCCGCGGCCTTGCGCTCGCGGAAAAGGACGCGCAAATCGCCGAGCGCGTGCTGCGCGAGATCAACGAGCGGCTTGGGTTCCTGAACGCGGTCGGGCTCGACTACCTGTCGCTCGACCGCACGAGCGCGACGCTCTCCGGCGGCGAGAGCCAGCGCATTCGCCTGGCGACGCAGATCGGCTCGTCGCTTGTCGGCGTGCTCTACATCCTGGACGAGCCGTCGATCGGCCTGCACCAGCGCGACAACGAACGCCTGCTCGCGATGCTCAAGCGCCTGCGCGACCTGGGCAACACCGTGCTGGTCGTCGAGCACGACGCGGACACGATCATGGCCGCGGATTTCGTCATCGACATGGGCCCGGGCGCCGGGAGGCACGGCGGCGAGGTCGTCTTCGCCGGCACGACGGACGATCTCGTGGCGTCGAAAAAATCGCTCACCGGCCGCTACATCGCGGGAGAGCTGTCGATCCCCGTTCCGGCCGCGCGGCGCAAGCCCGGCAAGCGCGTTCTGAAGCTCCACGGTTGCCGGGGCAACAACCTGCGCCAGATCGACGTCGCATTTCCGCTCGGGCTGCTCACGTGCGTCACGGGGGTTTCGGGCTCGGGGAAATCGACGCTCGTGCTCGATACGCTGAACCGCGCGCTCGCCCAGCGCATCTATCGCGCGAAGGACCGCCCCGCGCCGTTCAGGGAAGCCACGGGCCTCGCGAACGTGGACAAGGTCATCAATATCGACCAGTCGCCCATCGGCCGCACGCCGCGCTCGAATCCGGCGACCTACACGGGCCTGTTCACGCCGATTCGCGACCTGTTCGCCGGGCTGCCGGAGTCGAAGGTGCGCGGTTATGCGCCCGGCCGTTTCAGCTTCAATGTGAAGGGTGGCCGCTGCGAGGCCTGCGAGGGCGACGGCGTCATCAAGATCGAGATGCACTTTCTGCCCGACGTGTACGTGACGTGCGACGAGTGCAAGGGGCGCCGTTACAACCGCGACACGCTCGAGGTGAAATACAAGCACAAGTCCATCGCGGACGTGCTCGACATGACGGTGAACGACGCGCACGACTTTTTCGCATCCGTGCCGTCGATTCGCGGCAAGCTCGAAACGCTGCGCGACGTGGGGCTCGGCTATATCCACCTGGGGCAGGCGGCGACGACGCTCTCCGGCGGCGAGGCCCAGCGCATCAAGCTCTCGCGCGAGTTGAGCAAGCGCGGCACCGGGCGCACCGTGTACATCCTGGACGAGCCGACGACGGGCCTTCATTTCGAGGACATCAAGAGCCTGCTGTCCGTGCTCGATCGCCTGGTCGAGGCGGGCAACACGGTCATCGTCATCGAGCACAACCTGGATGTCATCAAGACCGCGGACCACGTCATCGACCTTGGCCCGGAGGGCGGCGACGGCGGCGGGCGCGTCGTGGCGATCGGCACGCCCGAGCAGATCGCCCGGACGGCGAAAAGCCACACCGGCCGTTTTCTCGCGCCGATCCTGAAAAACAAAAAGGTGGGCGAGCGCGAGGCCGCGCGCCACATCCCGGAACCGCGGCCCGTCGCCAACGGCAAACCGGAGCGCGGAAAGATGTTGTCGTTCGATCTCGACGACGAGGATGCGCGCGACGACGAGCTGAATGCCGACGATGAAATGAACGACGCGTTCGCCGTACCCGACGACGCCGAGCCCGCGCCGCGCCGGCGTGGCCGACCAAGGAAACAGGTTTGA